From a single Candoia aspera isolate rCanAsp1 chromosome 2, rCanAsp1.hap2, whole genome shotgun sequence genomic region:
- the KDM5C gene encoding lysine-specific demethylase 5C isoform X5 gives MESREEQVEQSEGSDQGTWGEKGPLGDQGDWVSRGEKGERGSRGSRGERGLSGERGEHGDWGERASRMEKSERTAKGERAPRSDKAEQGDGGPRADRTLRLPRVSDQADRGLWGAEQGEWMERGPSWAGDPDPLLPPEDFLPPPECPVFEPSWAEFSDPLGYIAKIRPIAEKSGICKIRPPADWQPPFAVEVDNFRFTPRIQRLNELEAQTRVKLNYLDQIAKFWEIQGSALKIPNVERRILDLYSLSKIVMEEGGYEAICKDRRWARVAQRLSYPSGKNIGSLLRSHYERIIYPYEMYQSGANLVQCNTHPFDNEEKDKEYKPHSIPLRQSVQPSKFNSYGRRAKRLQQEPEPTEEDIEKNPELKKLQIYGAGPKMLGLGLVAKDKNMRKKDKEMPECPPTVIVKEEAPVSEVKLEPTSPRGYANTKEELRHSPEPCTKMTMRLRRNHNTQFIESYVCRICTRGDEDDKLLLCDGCDDNYHIFCLLPPLPEIPKGVWRCPKCVMAECKRPPEAFGFEQATREYTLQSFGEMADSFKADYFNMPVHMVPTELVEKEFWRLVNSIEEDVTVEYGADIHSKEFGSGFPINDGKRQLSPEEEEYAASGWNLNVMPVLKQSVLCHINADISGMKVPWLYVGMVFSAFCWHIEDHWSYSINYLHWGEPKTWYGVPSFAAEHLEDVMKKLTPELFESQPDLLHQLVTLMNPNTLMAHGVPVVRTNQCAGEFVITFPRAYHSGFNQGYNFAEAVNFCTADWLPAGRQCIEHYRRLRRYCVFSHEELICKMAACPEKLDLNLAAAVHKEMFILVQEERKLRKALLDKGITEAEREAFELLPDDERQCDKCKTTCFLSALACNDCPNCLVCLYHINDLCKCPSSRQYLRYRYTLDELPAMLHKLKVRAECFDTWANKVRIALEVEDGRKRTLEELRALESEARERNFPENELLHRLKACLSEAEKCVSEALGLISIQETEEPSVHMTVEELRAFLEQMMNLPCVMHQIKEVQDVLEKVEAFQVEVQEALQDLSGNSPELHKLLAQGTRLGVEVPEMELLERQVQQAVWLEEVKQTLRSPQDKVTLSVMRALITSGCGVAPSPAVDKAMAELQELLTIAQRWEEKAQMCLEARQKHSPATLEAIIKEAENIPVHLPNILSLKEALSKAQAWIADVEEIQAVSSSQNGDHYPCLDDLEGLVAVGRDLPVHLEELHHLEIQVATAHSWREKASKTFLKKNSCYTLLEVLCPCADADSDSVKRTKWQREKEPGLYNSDTESLGLSAQDLRDPGSVILVFKEGEQKEKAGILRLRQSNAQKPVPSTHSPSGSQYCVCSQPPSPAMLQCELCQDWFHTTCVAWPRLGNPRPSPAWWEWEAKFLCPLCQRSRRPRLETILALLVALQKLPVRLPEGEALQCLTERAIMWQDRARQLLASSDVVAALGHLAELRQRLLGDSAKDAGALKESSCNEQTKISLENGDATTPEKNSSCASDLEMLCSYLPQLQGPVLELADAVRLPLEELLMEGDLLEVTLDESQSIWRLLQAACAPQLDKFQQLLDLEQAERRVTRGRGRDSERRRKRKTERGDYPALPKEELEPKKIRGADPVLSQCGTPPAAGTDCSHNGVGQL, from the exons ATGGAGTCCAGAGAGGAGCAGGTGGAACAGAGCGAAGGGTCAGATCAAGGGACCTGGGGGGAGAAGGGCCCCCTTGGGGACCAGGGAGACTGGGTGTCCCGtggggagaagggggaaagagggagCCGGGGCTCGAGGGGGGAACGTGGCCTTTCGGGGGAAAGGGGAGAACATGGGGATTGGGGGGAACGTGCCTCCAGGATGGAGAAGAGTGAACGGACTGCAAAGGGTGAGCGGGCTCCCCGGAGTGACAAGGCCGAACAGGGCGATGGGGGTCCCCGGGCTGATCGAACTCTTCGACTGCCTCGAGTGTCAGACCAGGCAGACCGTGGCCTATGGGGGGCAGAGCAAGGCGAATGGATGGAACGTGGCCCAtcctgggctggagatcctgacCCCCTGTTGCCTCCTGAGGACTTTTTGCCACCACCTGAATGTCCTGTCTTTGAGCCCAGTTGGGCCGAATTCAGTGATCCACTAGGTTACATTGCCAAGATCCGGCCCATCGCAGAAAAAAGTGGTATCTGCAAGATTCGCCCTCCTGCT GACTGGCAACCTCCCTTTGCTGTGGAAGTGGATAACTTCCGGTTTACTCCACGGATACAGAGGCTCAATGAACTGGAG GCACAGACCAGGGTAAAACTGAACTATTTAGACCAGATTGCAAAATTCTGGGAGATTCAAGGCTCTGCACTGAAAATTCCCAACGTAGAGAGGCGTATCCTTGATTTGTACAGCTTGAGTAAA ATTGTGATGGAAGAAGGTGGATATGAAGCCATCTGCAAGGATCGCCGGTGGGCAAGGGTGGCCCAGCGACTTTCCTATCCATCAGGAAAGAATATTGGCTCCCTTCTTCGCTCCCACTATGAGCGTATTATCTACCCGTATGAAATGTACCAGTCTGGTGCTAACCTGGTG CAGTGCAATACTCATCCATTTGATAATGAAGAGAAGGACAAGGAGTATAAGCCACATAGCATCCCATTGCGCCAGTCAGTGCAGCCTTCCAAGTTCAACAGCTATGGGCGGCGGGCCAAGCGTCTGCAACAGGAG CCAGAGCCAACAGAGGAAGACATTGAGAAGAACCCAGAATTGAAGAAGCTGCAGATTTATGGTGCTGGTCCCAAAATGCTGGGTCTGGGGCTCGTAGCCAAGGACAAGAACATGCGCAAGAAAG ACAAGGAGATGCCAGAGTGCCCCCCAACGGTGATAGTAAAAGAGGAAGCTCCTGTTTCAGAGGTGAAGCTGGAGCCCACCTCACCCCGAGGCTATGCAAATACAAAAGAGGAGTTGAGGCACAGTCCAGAACCTTGCACCAAGATGACAATGCGCCTCCGTCGCAATCACAACACTCAGTTT ATCGAATCTTACGTTTGTCGGATATGTACGCGGGGAGATGAGGATGACAAGCTGCTGTTATGTGATGGCTGTGATGACAACTATCACATCTTCTGCCTCTTGCCTCCTTTACCTGAGATTCCTAAAGGTGTCTGGAGATGTCCCAAATGTGTCATGGCG gaGTGTAAGCGTCCCCCAGAGGCTTTTGGCTTTGAGCAGGCCACTCGGGAATACACACTACAGAGCTTTGGGGAGATGGCAGATTCTTTCAAGGCTGACTACTTCAACATGCCAGTCCAC ATGGTGCCCACAGAACTTGTAGAAAAGGAGTTCTGGCGCTTGGTGAATAGCATTGAAGAGGATGTGACAGTGGAGTATGGGGCTGACATTCATTCCAAAgaatttggaagtggtttccccATCAATGATGGCAAAAGGCAGCTGTCTCCAGAGGAAGAA GAGTATGCAGCCAGCGGCTGGAACCTCAATGTGATGCCGGTGCTGAAGCAGTCAGTGCTATGCCACATCAACGCTGATATTTCAGGCATGAAGGTACCATGGCTCTATGTGGGCATGGTATTCTCTGCTTTCTGTTGGCACATCGAGGATCACTGGAGTTACTCTATTAACTACCTCCACTG GGGCGAACCTAAGACTTGGTATGGGGTCCCATCCTTTGCAGCTGAACATCTGGAAGATGTTATGAAGAAACTGACCCCAGAGCTTTTTGAGAGCCAGCCAGACCTGTTGCACCAGCTGGTGACACTCATGAACCCTAATACACTCATGGCTCATGGCGTCCCT GTCGTCCGGACCAATCAGTGTGCTGGAGAGTTTGTTATTACGTTCCCTAGAGCTTATCACAGTGGCTTCAACCAGGGCTATAACTTTGCCGAAGCAGTCAACTTTTGCACTGCTGACTGG TTGCCAGCTGGTCGCCAGTGCATCGAGCACTATCGACGCCTTCGCCGTTACTGTGTCTTCTCTCATGAAGAGCTTATCTGCAAAATGGCTGCTTGCCCTGAAAAGTTGGACTTGAACTTGGCTGCTGCTGTACACAAGGAGATGTTTATCTTGGTGCAGGAGGAACGTAAATTGCGAAAGGCTCTCCTTGATAAG ggAATCACTGAAGCAGAGCGAGAGGCTTTTGAGTTGCTTCCGGATGATGAGCGCCAGTGTGACAAATGCAAGACAACCTGTTTTCTGTCAGCACTGGCTTGCAATGATTGTCCAAATTGTCTTGTCTGCCTTTACCACATCAATGACCTCTGCAAGTGCCCGAGCAGCAGGCAGTACCTCAG GTATCGGTATACTCTGGATGAACTCCCAGCCATGTTACATAAATTAAAGGTCCGAGCTGAGTGCTTTGACACGTGGGCCAACAAAGTTCGCATTGCTTTGGAAGTGGAAGATGGACGCAAGAGAA CCTTGGAGGAGTTGCGTGCCCTGGAGTCGGAGGCACGTGAGAGGAACTTCCCTGAGAATGAGCTTCTTCATCGGCTCAAAGCCTGTTTGAGTGAAGCAGAGAAGTGTGTCTCAGAGGCCCTGGGTCTGATAAGTATCCAAGAAACAGA GGAGCCATCAGTCCATATGACGGTAGAGGAATTACGTGCCTTCCTAGAGCAAATGATGAACTTGCCCTGCGTCATGCACCAGATAAAGGAGGTCCAG GACGTGTTGGAGAAGGTGGAAGCTTTCCAGGTGGAAGTTCAAGAGGCTCTACAAGATCTTTCAGGCAATTCCCCAGAGCTGCACAAACTGCTGGCACAAGGAACACGGCTAGGGGTGGAGGTGCCAGAGATGGAGCTGCTGGAGAGGCAGGTGCAGCAGGCGGTCTGGCTGGAAGAGGTCAAGCAGACTCTGCGTTCACCCCAGGACAAGGTTACGCTGTCTGTCATGAGGGCGCTCATCACTTCTGGCTGCGGGGTTGCCCCTAGTCCTGCTGTGGATAAGGCTATGGCTGAGTTGCAGGAGTTGCTCACCATTGCCCAGCGTTGGGAGGAAAAGGCACAAATGTGCCTGGAGGCCAG GCAGAAGCATTCGCCAGCTACACTGGAGGCCATCATCAAGGAGGCAGAGAACATCCCAGTGCATCTACCCAATATCCTGTCGCTCAAGGAGGCGCTATCTAAAGCACAGGCTTGGATTGCTGATGTGGAGGAGATCCAG GCTGTGTCCTCTTCACAGAACGGAGACCATTACCCCTGCCTGGATGACCTGGAGGGCCTTGTGGCTGTGGGTAGAGATTTGCCAGTGCACTTGGAGGAGTTGCATCACTTGGAAATACAAGTGGCTACTGCACACTCCTGGCGGGAAAAGGCCTCCAAGACCTTCCTCAAAAAGAACTCCTGCTACACATTGCTTGAG GTGCTGTGCCCGTGCGCTGATGCTGACTCAGATAGTGTCAAACGCACCAAATGGCAGCGGGAGAAGGAGCCAGGCCTCTACAATTCAGACACAGAGAGCCTGGGCCTCTCAGCACAGGACCTCAGGGACCCTGGCTCTGTT ATCTTGGTCTTCAAAGAAGGCGAGCAGAAGGAGAAAGCAGGGATCCTCCGCCTCCGCCAGTCAAATGCCCAGAAGCCTGTGCCATCCACACATAGCCCTTCTGGGAGCCAGTACTGTGTGTGTTCCCAGCCTCCGAGCCCTGCTATGTTGCAGTGTGAACTGTGCCAGGACTGGTTCCACACCACCTGTGTGGCTTGGCCCCGCCTGGGCAACCCCCGGCCCTCTCCGGCCTGGTGGGAGTGGGAAGCAAAATTCCTGTGTCCTCTCTGCCAGCGTTCCCGCCGGCCCCGCCTGGAGACAATCCTGGCTCTGCTAGTGGCTCTGCAGAAACTTCCTGTCCGGCTGCCTGAGGGAGAAGCCCTTCAGTGCTTGACTGAGCGAGCCATCATGTGGCAGGACCGGGCTCGCCAGCTCCTGGCCTCCTCCGATGTAGTTGCTGCCTTGGGACATTTAGCAGAGCTGCGGCAGCGACTGCTTGGGGACTCAGCCAAGGACGCAGGTGCACTCAAAGAGAGCAGCTGCAACGAACAAACAAAG ATATCCTTAGAGAATGGAGATGCCACAACTCCAGAGAAGAACAGCTCCTGTGCCTCAG ACCTGGAGATGCTTTGTTCTTACCTGCCACAGCTGCAGGGCCCTGTCCTAGAGTTGGCAGATGCTGTCCGTCTACCCTTGGAAGAGCTGCTAATGGAAGGGGACCTTCTCGAGGTGACGCTAGACGAGAGCCAGAGCATTTGGCGCTTGCTACAGGCTGCTTGTGCACCCCAGCTTGACAAATTCCAGCAGCTGCTGGAT CTGGAACAAGCAGAGCGGCGTGTCACCCGCGGGCGAGGCCGGGACTCAGAGCGGCGGCGGAAACGCAAGACAGAGCGTGGTGACTACCCAGCCCTGCCTAAGGAGGAATTAGAGCCAAAGAAGATCCGGGGGGCAGACCCAGTGCTGTCCCAGTGTGGCACTCCCCCTGCAGCAGGCACAGACTGCAGCCACAATGGAGTTGGA CAGTTGTGA